A section of the Apodemus sylvaticus chromosome 10, mApoSyl1.1, whole genome shotgun sequence genome encodes:
- the Fgf11 gene encoding fibroblast growth factor 11 isoform X2, which produces MAALASSLIRQKREVREPGGSRPVSAQRRVCPRGTKSLCQKQLLILLSKVRLCGGRPTRQDRGPEPQLKGIVTKLFCRQGFYLQANPDGSIQGTPEDTSSFTHFNLIPVGLRVVTIQSAKLGHYVAMNAEGLLYSSRRSGRAWYLGLDKEGRVMKGNRVKKTKAAAHFVPKLLEVAMYREPSLHSVPETSPSSPPAH; this is translated from the exons ATGGCGGCGTTGGCCAGTAGCCTGATCCGACAGAAGCGGGAGGTCCGCGAGCCCGGGGGCAGCCGGCCGGTGTCGGCGCAGCGGCGCGTGTGTCCCCGCGGTACCAAGTCACTTTGCCAGAAGCAGCTCCTCATCCTGCTGTCCAAGGTGCGACTGTGCGGGGGGCGGCCCACGCGACAGGACCGCGGCccag agcctcagctCAAAGGCATCGTCACCAAACTGTTCTGCCGCCAGGGCTTCTACCTCCAGGCAAATCCCGATGGCAGCATCCAGGGCACCCCAGAGGACACCAGCTCCTTCA cccacttCAATCTGATTCCTGTGGGGCTCCGTGTGGTCACCATCCAGAGTGCCAAGCTGGGTCACTACGTGGCCATGAATGCTGAGGGGCTGCTGTACAGTTCG CGTCGATCTGGCCGGGCCTGGTACCTAGGCCTGGACAAGGAAGGCCGGGTCATGAAGGGAAACCGAGTCAAGAAGACCAAGGCAGCTGCCCACTTTGTGCCCAAGCTCCTGGAGG TGGCCATGTACCGGGAGCCTTCTCTCCACAGCGTCCCTGAGACCTCCCCTTCTAGTCCCCCTGCCCACTGA
- the Fgf11 gene encoding fibroblast growth factor 11 isoform X1 → MAALASSLIRQKREVREPGGSRPVSAQRRVCPRGTKSLCQKQLLILLSKVRLCGGRPTRQDRGPEPQLKGIVTKLFCRQGFYLQANPDGSIQGTPEDTSSFTHFNLIPVGLRVVTIQSAKLGHYVAMNAEGLLYSSPHFTAECRFKECVFENYYVLYASALYRQRRSGRAWYLGLDKEGRVMKGNRVKKTKAAAHFVPKLLEVAMYREPSLHSVPETSPSSPPAH, encoded by the exons ATGGCGGCGTTGGCCAGTAGCCTGATCCGACAGAAGCGGGAGGTCCGCGAGCCCGGGGGCAGCCGGCCGGTGTCGGCGCAGCGGCGCGTGTGTCCCCGCGGTACCAAGTCACTTTGCCAGAAGCAGCTCCTCATCCTGCTGTCCAAGGTGCGACTGTGCGGGGGGCGGCCCACGCGACAGGACCGCGGCccag agcctcagctCAAAGGCATCGTCACCAAACTGTTCTGCCGCCAGGGCTTCTACCTCCAGGCAAATCCCGATGGCAGCATCCAGGGCACCCCAGAGGACACCAGCTCCTTCA cccacttCAATCTGATTCCTGTGGGGCTCCGTGTGGTCACCATCCAGAGTGCCAAGCTGGGTCACTACGTGGCCATGAATGCTGAGGGGCTGCTGTACAGTTCG CCGCATTTCACAGCAGAGTGTCGCTTTAAGGAGTGCGTCTTTGAGAATTACTATGTCCTGTATGCCTCTGCTCTCTACCGTCAGCGTCGATCTGGCCGGGCCTGGTACCTAGGCCTGGACAAGGAAGGCCGGGTCATGAAGGGAAACCGAGTCAAGAAGACCAAGGCAGCTGCCCACTTTGTGCCCAAGCTCCTGGAGG TGGCCATGTACCGGGAGCCTTCTCTCCACAGCGTCCCTGAGACCTCCCCTTCTAGTCCCCCTGCCCACTGA